The sequence TAGTGTGGTCTTTCCGTGGTCCACGTGCCCCATTACAACTACTATGGGCGGTCTGGGAAGTTTTTCCACTTCTTCAAGTATTTCTTCTTCCTCTACAATTTCTTGCTCTTCTTTTTTTATCTCTGCCAAGAAGCCCAGAGCTTCAGCAACTTGAATTGCAACTTCTGGGGGGACGGTTTGATTTATCGTAGCAAGCACTCCCTTTTTTAGTAGCTCCGCCATAATTATGTTGGGGGGAGTTTTTAAAAGCTCCGAAAGCTCCCTCACTGTGATCACCTCTGGAATTTGCACTATCTTTATCTCCTCTTCTTTCTCTTCCTTCTTCTTTTTTTCAATCTGCTGTTCTAATTTCTTTAAAACTTGCTGTTCTTCTTTGCTAACCTTCTTCTCCTCTCTCTTTGGCTTTTCCTCAATTTTTTCCACTTTTGGCGCTGGAGGTGGAGGTACTGTTTGCTGGAAGGTTTGTTTAGGTTTTTCCTGCCTGTCTTCCACTTTGAAGGTTACGGGTGTAGCCTTTTTCCTCTCCTTTATCTCTGTTTTTGCCGGAGCCCTTTGCTTTTCCTTTACAGAAAGCTTTTGAGACGCCTGTTCATGTTTTTCCTCTTTTTTGAGTTCCTTTTCTAATTCCACCTTTTCCGGTTTTTTTGTCTCTACCGATCTTTCCTTTTCAAAATGGTCCAATATTATCTGCACCTCTTCCTCTTCTAAGTAAGCAAAATTTCCCTTACTAATCCCCCACTCCTTCAAAACCTCCTGTATTTCCTTTACTTTTAAGCCTAAGTCTTTAGCTAACTCTTGCACTCTAATTTTTCCCATGATTATATAATTCTAAGACAAAATAGAGCACAAGAGAAGTGCTTTATAATTTTCCTATGCTTTTTGTTTTCTCAGCTCCATCTGGGACGGGAAAAACAACAGTTGTAAATATACTCCTAAAAGAAGTTGATAGCGTGAGGCGGGTAGTGACTGCAACCACAAGGCAAAAGAGGGAAGGAGAGGTGGAAGGTGTGGATTACATATTTCTAAGCGTGGAGGAGTTTGAAAGGGGTATTAAAGAAGGAAAGTTTTTAGAGTATGCAAAGGTTTATGGCAACTACTACGGAACACCAAAGGACCAGGTATTAAAAAACGAAAAAGAAGGGTTTGATTCCATACTTGTTATTGATGTGCAGGGGGCTAAGACTATAAAAAAGAACTACCCAGAAAGCGTGCTCGTTTTTCTTCTCCCACCATCTATGGAAGAGCTGACCAGAAGGCTTTTAACGAGGGGATACAAAGATTCAAACCTGGAAGAGCGTATAAAAACCGCGCAGTGGGAGATTTCGTGTGCCAAACACTTTGACTACATAGTGGTTAATGAATTTTTGGACGAAACAGTACAAGCACTGAAGAATATAATACTATCAGCTAGATACTCAACTAAGAACTTTCTTAAAGACCTGGAAAGGTGCGTGAAGGATGATAAAATAATAGATTATCTTCGTAGAGAATGCCACTGGAGGTAAAGGCATGAGTAAAAGACCTAACATAGAAAAGGCTTTAAAGCAAGTAAGCAGTAGATACGAATTGGTGCATGCTGCTGCAAAGCGTGTGGAACAACTCCTCCAAGAAGGAGAGGACATATTTGTTAGGGATAAAATAAAAAAAGAATTAATCAAGAAAACCTTCTATGCTATAGAAGAGTTAGCTGAAGGAAAAGTCAAAGTTAAAAAACTGAACGTAGAGCTATGATAAAAAGCTTGCTTTTTCTACACCTTTTCTTTGCTACCCTTTGGGTTGGTGGAATGATTTATACCCTATTCTTCCTTAGGCCTTCTTTAAAGAGAATCTCAGAAAGTCAGAAGTCTGATTTTGTAAAGAATGTTTATGGAAGGTTCTTTTTAGCAGTATGGTTGTCCATACTCGTTCTTTTTCTAACTGGCATGGGCCTTTGGCACGGTTACAGAAGGGACTTCTCCACAAACTTTCTATTTCATCTAAAGTTGTTCCTTTTTGCCATAATGGTTTTGAACTTTGCTTATATCTACTTTTTCTTATACAGAAAGAATAGACTATCTGCCATTCCAAGCCTAGTAGCGATAAACCTTTTATTAGCCACGATTATTTACATCCTAATCTCGTGGATCGCTTAGTATTTACCTTACTGTTAATTCTCGTTAATCTTTCCTATGCCCAGCTTCCTGAAGAATATGTTCTATTGCTCAGGTTCAAAAACCAGGATGATCTATATGCGGGAGAGCAGATTTTAAGAAACTATCCTGATGCAGTTTTTATACACGACCTAAAGCTTCTGATGGCAGAAAAATACTATCAAATGGGAAACAAGGAAAGGTCTGTCGAGCTTATAAAAAGCATAAATCCGAAGGCTTTAAAGCTTGACTACCTAAGCAGATACTTAAAGCTTTGGAGGGAGTTAGGCCTTGACAAAAAAACGGCAGTGCTAAACCTTCCCCATCTCTTTGTGGATTACCTGAAGGATGTAGAGCTTACAGAAGAAGAAAGGATCAAGGTAGGTGAAGAATTAATAAAGAGAAAACAATACAAACACGCATTAGAGGTTTTATCTTTCATACCACAAGCCTGTCACCTGCTGGGCAAGACCTATGAAAAATTGAGGATGTATAGTGAAGCTATGAGTGTATTAAAGGATTGTTATATAGATGATGCTCTTTTAATTCGGGCAAAGATCACCTTTAATCTATCTAAGGACGAGTTTATGGAAACTCTAAGGCTACTGGAAAGAAGCCTCGAATACAATCAAGCCCTCTTTTACGCAGGAAGGATGTCCCTTTACAAAGGCAACTTCCAAGAAGCTTTGCAGTGGTTTGGTATGATGGAAAACTCATACCAGAAGTTCTTTCAGATGGGCTTAACTTACTTCGTACTTAGTGATTACAAAAATGCTATAGAGGCTTTTGAGAATGCTTTGAGGTTGGCATCAAACCAAATGGAAACCTCGGAAAGCCACTTTTGGCTTTTTAAAAGCTACAAAGAAATAGAGGATTTTTCAAAAGCAAGTTATCATCTGCTGCGGGCATCCAAAGGGTCAGGCTTTTACTCCACCGTGTCAAAGGTCCTATTGGGAGAGCCTGTGGTAAGTAAGTTTATGAAGGTCTTTTTGGTAGATGCGGAGGATACATCAACAGCAAGAACTATAAGGAGTATATTTCAAGCAGGCTTTCCATACTATGCTCGCTTAGAAGCTTTCAAAAAAATAGACAGGATAACCCCATCGGACATACTGGCTATTCAACATTTTGACAACTTTCTAGCCATTAGGTTGGCTGTTAGAAAGTTTGGTACAAACTCTGAAATATACAGTCTGGTAGCATATCCAAAGCCCTACAAAGAATTTGTTGAGGAAGCATCTCAGAAATTCAACATTGATAAAAACCTCATATGGGCTGTGATGCGACAGGAAAGCCTCTTTGACCCAGAAGCCATTTCTCCTAGTAACGCTAAGGGACTTATGCAGTTAATGGACTTTACCGCAAGGGAAGTTTCTTTAAAGTACAGAATACCTAATCAAGTATTTAGTCCAAAGGAGAATATACTGATGGGCACAGCCTACTTGCGGGAGATGCTTGACCTTTGGAATGGGGATTTGATAAGAGCTGTAGCCAGCTACAACGCAGGACCAAACAGAGTAAAAAGTTTTATTCAGCACAAAGACCCCTACGTATTCATAGAAACTATTCCCATAGCAGAAACCAGGAATTACGTAAAGCAGGTGTTAAATAACTACTATATCTACCAAGCCTTAGATTGATAGGGCTTCTTTTGAAAAATCTTTACCACTTGACACTGTGCGGTTTTTGTATAAAATTTAAATTATCGTTAAATTAACACAAGGAGGTGCTGAGCCATGCCTGAGGTGCTTGGTTTTTATCCTATGTGGTATGTGCCGGTGATAGGCAGTGCGCTGGTAATAGGCCTGATAGCAAGCATTCACGTGCTTGCGTCCCACACATCTGTGGGCGGATCTATCCTGCTTGCCTACTTGGCTACCAAAGCTTACAAGGAGCGACAGCCTCAAATCTACGATTACATCAAGAAGTACCTGCTGGGATTGTTGGTGTTCTCCTATGTATCCGGATCTATAACTGGTCCTGGTATATGGTTCTCCGCTACGGTAGCAAACCCAAAGGGGATATCTGCTTTGATTCACAACTTTGTTTGGGTTTGGGCTGCGGAGTGGATATGGTTCATCGCAGAAGTTACCCTCGTTTATATTCTGTTTTATACCCTCGGAAAGATTGACGAAAGAAGCTGGCTTCGTCTTGTTTGGACCTTTGCCATAGGTTCTTGGGCAACGATGTATATCATAGTAGGTATTCTTTCTTTTATGCTGTCTCCTGGACACGAAAAGTGGTTTACCACAGGCTCCATACTGGATGCCTTTTACAACAAGAATTACTTCCCTCACCTTCTGATGAGAAGTGGATTTATGTTTGCTTTGGCTGGCACCCTTGGTCTTATCATTGCAAGCCTGATGAAAGGAAAGATAGAGGAAAAGGTCTATAAAGACATAGTAAAAACAATGTCCTATTGGGGCATAGGCGGTATTGTCTTTGGCATGACTATGTTTGGATGGTATTACTCTACGCTTCCAGAAAGGGCATTAAAAATGCTGAGTGGAATTGTTCCCTTGTGGTATTACGGAGCTATACTTCTCATAATCCTTGCAATCTTAGCCCATTTTGTCATTACCGCAATAAATCAGAACGCCGTAAAACCATATGTAGTGTTGCCTTTGTATGTGCTAATTTTTGCGATAGGTGTCTTTCCTGAAGAGAAGATAAGGGAAACTATAAGGAAGCCATACGTAGCTGGAGAGTTTGTGTGGGTTAATCAAATAATAGAAAAGGATGTGCCTGCAAAAGGTATAACTTCTTGGATAAAAACCATAAACGAAAAGGGCTTTTTAGCTGTCAATCCTTTTGTTCCAGAAGGTCTTAGGAAGATTACACCGGAGAATGAGGTTATGGCAGGAAAGGCGGTGGCAATACTTCAGTGTTCTGGATGCCACAACGTTACCGGTTCCACAGGGCTCAGACCCTTTGGGAAAAAATTTGAAGGTATGACCGATAAGGAAGCGGTTTATAACTTCTTAGCTAACTACCTAACACCGCAAAACCATCCCCCTTACATGCCTTACTTTGTAGGAAAGGACGAAGAACTGAGGGCTCTGTCTGCTTACATTGCAGATATGATAGCCAAGGGTGGTAAGGTCTCTGCCAAGATAGAAGTGCCCGCGGTTAGCGTGGGTGCAAATGTAAATAAATAAGGAGGTATAGCCATGATAGAAACCTATGAAAGGATGCAGAACTTAACTCGTTGGATACTTTTGAGTGTTTTCTCTCTCCTCCTTGGTTTTGGGAAAGCTTTTGCCTCTGAAAACGTGGGAGCGATGCTGAAGGCTATGGTAGATCCGGCGGGAGCTCCCTTTTACCCTGTGGTTTTTCAAGTCCTTCAGGTGCTTACTTGGGCTCTACACATACTTTTTGTCTGGACCTCTGTGGGAGGTCTATACTTTACCATTTACGGCTTTACCAGATCTGATGAAAACTGGCAAAGGCTTGCAAAGGCTACCCTTGAGCTGTCCAAAGTTAGCGTATCCTTGGCAATAGTTTTAGGTGTTGCACCTCTTCTTTTTTATCAGGTAATCTACGACCCACTTTGGTATTCTTCTGCAAACCTTTCTGGAAGCTGGTATATGCTCTTTATCGTGTTCTTGCTGATAGGTTATTACCTAATATGGGGGGCATACTTTACAAAGAACAACTCAAAAGCTTCTATGCTGTTTTCCATAGGTGGTGTCGTTTTCCTTCTGTTTGTTGGCTTTCTAATCCACGTATTCAATTACCAGTCTCTTTATCCGGAAAAGTGGGTTGAGTGGTATACAGGTGGTGGTAGCACAATGAGACACGATGGATTTGGTATATATGCCTTTAATCTCTTTAGATATCTGTCTCTCCTTGTATTTCCCGCTGGAGCGGTTACTGGTGTTTTCTTGATGCTCTACGGATGGTATTTCAAAGATAGGGAAGATATGAATAGGAGTTATCTTGAATGGGCTTCCAAAGTGGGTGCTAAATCTGCCCTGGTCTTCGGCGTTCCGTGGATAATCTCCCACATACTCTACATCCTTTCTACACCCTCCAGTTGGAAAGCGGGCATATCAAACCCCTTAGCCCTTTTGAGCATAGTAACTCTTCTTGTGTGTGCGGGTATCATCTTGCTTGCCCAAAAAGATCCCATTAAGATGGCTGTTCCTTCTTTACTTGGTGGAGTAATAGGAACTCTCGGAGTGGCTATATACAGAGAATATCTAAGAGTTGCATCAACCGCTCAGTTTGGTTATTCCATCTATGACTACAAGCTCAACGTGGAATGGCTCTCGCCAATGTTATTCCTTGGCACTACACTTACTGGGCTTATTCTTTATGCTTATGCATGGTGGATGGCCTACAGAGCAGGAAGAACTTCCCAAGGAAAAGTCTATCAAGCTTCTGAAGCAGAGCATAACCTAGGGACTCTGTCAGTGTTTGTGGTTATTCTCTGGGCTATAGTTTTCATCGGAGTTGGAATCATCTGGATCATAAGAAACTACACCTGATACTTGGTGGTCGCACCTCATGCGCCGTCTTTGTACCCCTTGCGGGGTGCCTTTTTAACATATTTTTAGATTGATTTAACTGCCCTATCAATTCTATTTAGCGCTTCGTCTATGTCTTCTTTGGTGTGGGCTGTGCTCAAAAACCAAGCCTCAAACTGAGAAGGCGGTATGAGCACCCCTTCCTTCAGCAGAGCTCTAAAGAACTTGCCAAAAAGCTCAAGGTTTGAAGTTTTTGCTGTAGAATAGTCAAAGACTTCTTTTTCTGTGAAGAATACAGTAAACATTGAACCCACCCTGTTTATCCTATGGGCTATTCCCTTGTTTGAAAGGAGCTGACTTATGCCATCGCAAAGTTGCTGGCTAATCTGTTCTAAGTAAGGATAGGGGTTTGTTTCAAAGAGCTCAGAAAGAGTGGCAATGCCAGAGACCATGGCCATCGGGTTTCCAGAAAGGGTGCCAGCTTGGTAGATCGGTCCCTCGGGTGCAACCTTTTTCATTATCTCTTTCTTTCCACCGTAAGCCCCAAGAGGCATACCACCGCCTATAACCTTACCCATACACGTAATGTCTGGATCTATGGAGTATAGCTCCTGGGCTCCACCTTTTGAAACTCTGAAGTTGGTCATCACCTCGTCAAATATTAGTAAAGCTGAGTATTTTTTAGTTAGCTCCCTCAAAGCTTGAAGGAATCCATCCTTTGGTAGCACAGTGCCCATATTACCTGCTATAGGTTCCACTATCACACAGGCTATGTCTTCTCCGTATTTTTCGAAAGTTTCTTTCAGGGCTTGTATGTTGTTGTAGGGCAAAACGATGGTAAGACTGGCTATTTCTTCTGGAACACCTGGAGTTCCTGGGATTCCCAAAGTAGCAACTCCTGAACCAGCGCTGACTAAAAGTCCATCGTAGTGTCCATGATAACAACCTTCAAACTTAACCACGTATTTTCTTCCTGTATAACCTCTTGCCAGCCTTATGGCGGACATTGTGGCTTCTGTGCCAGAAGAGACAAACCTTACCATCTCCACCGAAGGCATGGCGGATACTATCATCTGGGATAGAGTTATCTCGTGAGCGTTTGTTATACCGTAAGATAGTCCCTTTTGGAGTTGCTCTTGAAGGGCTCTTACGACTTTGGGATGGCAGTGTCCTAAGATCAGCGGTCCCCAGGACATAAGAAAGTCTATGTATTCTTTTCCTTCTACATCCCACAACCTACAGCCTTGAGCGTGGCTCACTATTATGGGCTCTCCGCCAACCGCCTTAAAGGCTCTAACTGGAGAGCTTACACCCCCGGGCATCAGCTCTTTTGCCTTTTCAAAAAGCTCCCTGTTTGTCATAGAATAAACTCCTCCAGCAGGTTTTTAAAAGTGTTTGTAAGTCTATGGTCGTCTTCTACCTCCTTGTAGAGCTTTACCTTCACGTTAGAAACAAATTTTCTTGAGTGTTCTACAGGAACTACTTCGTCCTTTGTTCCATGGGCAATGTAGATATCCACTGGCGGAGTTTTCGGAAAGTTTATTCTGTCTTCTTCTAATATTTCGTATCCCCTTTGCAGAATATCCACCGCAAATTCCCTGTGCATAGTTATCTCAAGCCCGGTTTCGCATTCCACAAAGCTCAGCTCTCTCTTTCCCTCAAGCCAATCCTGCACGTCCTTGTATTCTACCTCTTCTAAGGTAAGTTTTAGACTACTGTAAGACGGAGCAAATAGAAGAACTCTTTCTATACACTCAGGGCTATAGAATCTCAGATAATTCAAGCTTACGTATCCACCATGAGAACTTCCCGAAAGTATGAGTTTTTTAAATTTTTTACAAAAACCTTTAACTAAGGCGTCCAGCACTTCCAAAACTCTGCTGGTGGTGGTGCTCTGATAGTCCATATCCATAGCAAAGAAGGAAAACTTGCCAGTGGTTATGGCAAAGTCCCTTATGATTGAAACCTTAGAACTTTTGACGCTGGACGCAAAGCCATGAAGGTGAATGAGCAAGACCTCTTGGTTGGTCTTTTCGTAGATGAACATAAATTATAGTTTAAACCATAGTGCGTTGAAAAAACCTTTCAAATAGAAGCTTTCTTAAGTTTTCCAAGCCTTCGCCCGTTATAGCTGATATGCTACAAAATTCATATCCCCTTTCTTTGAAGTAATTTTCCAGATAATCTAAAAAACTCCTGTCAGACAGCGCGTCAATCTTTGTAGCAACCACTATATGCTCTTTTTCCAAAAGCCTTGGACTGTACTGTTCAAGCTCCTTATTTACTGTATGAAACGCTTCAATAGGGTCCTTTTCTCTTCCGTCGGATACGTCCAAAAGGTGCAACAAAAGCTTTGTTCTTTCTATGTGTCTTAAAAAGTCAAGGCCTAAGCCCTTTCCTTGACTTGCCCCTTCTATCAGTCCTGGAATGTCTGCCAAAACAAGCCTGTGCTCTTCGCTCAGTTCCAGAACTCCAAGCACGGGTGATAGAGTGGTAAAGGGATAGTCCGCTATTTTCGGCTTAGCTTTAGTCAGCTTTGATATAAGGGTTGATTTTCCTGCGTTGGGAAGTCCAATAAGTCCCACGTCCGCAATGAGCTTTAGCTCTAAGATCAGCCATCTTTCTTCGCCCTTTTGACCTTTCTCCGCATACTTTGGTGCTTGGTTAGTTGGTGAGGCGAACCTTGCGTTTCCCCTTCCACCTTTTCCTCCCTTTGCTACCACACACCTTTGGCCATCCTCCACCAGATCGCAGATGACCTCCCCCGTTTGGGCGTCCTTTACCACAGTTCCTACGGGCACCTCTATGATTAGGTCCTCTCCGTCCCTTCCAGCTTGATTTTTGCCTTTTCCATGCTCTCCGTTCTGAGCTTTAAATTTGGTCCTGTATTCAAAGTCCAAAAGAGTATGCTTACGAGAAGTAGCTACAAGAATTACATCTCCACCTTTACCACCGTCCCCACCCGCTGGACCACCAAAAGGTCTGTACTTTTCCCTCAAAAAGGCTATCGCACCGTTTCCTCCATCCCCCGCTTTAACATAGATCTTTGCCAGATCTACAAACATCCTTTAGAGTATATGTCCTAGCTTGTGTTTTTTAGTGTTTAGATATTTTTCGTTGTATTCGCAAGCTTGCACCTTAAGTGGGACCCTTTCTACTACCTCTAAACCATAACCTTCCAGCGCTACTATTTTTCTTGGATTGTTGGTTAGCAATCTCATCTTTCTAACTCCAAGATCCAAAAGGATCTGCACGCCTACGCCGTAATCTCTTAGGTCCGCCGAGTATCCAAGCTTTTCGTTAGCTTCCACCGTATCATATCCCTTATCCTGCAGATCGTAAGCCTTTATCTTATTTACTATCCCAATGCCTCTGCCTTCGTGTCCCATTATATACACGAGAACTCCCTTTCCTTCCTCTGCTATTTGCATCAGCGCTGCTTCAAGCTGATCTCTACAGTCACATCTGAGAGACTTAAACACGTCTCCTGTCAAGCACTCAGAATGAACTCTCACAA is a genomic window of Thermocrinis sp. containing:
- the rpoZ gene encoding DNA-directed RNA polymerase subunit omega, yielding MSKRPNIEKALKQVSSRYELVHAAAKRVEQLLQEGEDIFVRDKIKKELIKKTFYAIEELAEGKVKVKKLNVEL
- the obgE gene encoding GTPase ObgE; its protein translation is MFVDLAKIYVKAGDGGNGAIAFLREKYRPFGGPAGGDGGKGGDVILVATSRKHTLLDFEYRTKFKAQNGEHGKGKNQAGRDGEDLIIEVPVGTVVKDAQTGEVICDLVEDGQRCVVAKGGKGGRGNARFASPTNQAPKYAEKGQKGEERWLILELKLIADVGLIGLPNAGKSTLISKLTKAKPKIADYPFTTLSPVLGVLELSEEHRLVLADIPGLIEGASQGKGLGLDFLRHIERTKLLLHLLDVSDGREKDPIEAFHTVNKELEQYSPRLLEKEHIVVATKIDALSDRSFLDYLENYFKERGYEFCSISAITGEGLENLRKLLFERFFQRTMV
- the gmk gene encoding guanylate kinase: MLFVFSAPSGTGKTTVVNILLKEVDSVRRVVTATTRQKREGEVEGVDYIFLSVEEFERGIKEGKFLEYAKVYGNYYGTPKDQVLKNEKEGFDSILVIDVQGAKTIKKNYPESVLVFLLPPSMEELTRRLLTRGYKDSNLEERIKTAQWEISCAKHFDYIVVNEFLDETVQALKNIILSARYSTKNFLKDLERCVKDDKIIDYLRRECHWR
- a CDS encoding cytochrome c; protein product: MPEVLGFYPMWYVPVIGSALVIGLIASIHVLASHTSVGGSILLAYLATKAYKERQPQIYDYIKKYLLGLLVFSYVSGSITGPGIWFSATVANPKGISALIHNFVWVWAAEWIWFIAEVTLVYILFYTLGKIDERSWLRLVWTFAIGSWATMYIIVGILSFMLSPGHEKWFTTGSILDAFYNKNYFPHLLMRSGFMFALAGTLGLIIASLMKGKIEEKVYKDIVKTMSYWGIGGIVFGMTMFGWYYSTLPERALKMLSGIVPLWYYGAILLIILAILAHFVITAINQNAVKPYVVLPLYVLIFAIGVFPEEKIRETIRKPYVAGEFVWVNQIIEKDVPAKGITSWIKTINEKGFLAVNPFVPEGLRKITPENEVMAGKAVAILQCSGCHNVTGSTGLRPFGKKFEGMTDKEAVYNFLANYLTPQNHPPYMPYFVGKDEELRALSAYIADMIAKGGKVSAKIEVPAVSVGANVNK
- the hemL gene encoding glutamate-1-semialdehyde 2,1-aminomutase; this encodes MTNRELFEKAKELMPGGVSSPVRAFKAVGGEPIIVSHAQGCRLWDVEGKEYIDFLMSWGPLILGHCHPKVVRALQEQLQKGLSYGITNAHEITLSQMIVSAMPSVEMVRFVSSGTEATMSAIRLARGYTGRKYVVKFEGCYHGHYDGLLVSAGSGVATLGIPGTPGVPEEIASLTIVLPYNNIQALKETFEKYGEDIACVIVEPIAGNMGTVLPKDGFLQALRELTKKYSALLIFDEVMTNFRVSKGGAQELYSIDPDITCMGKVIGGGMPLGAYGGKKEIMKKVAPEGPIYQAGTLSGNPMAMVSGIATLSELFETNPYPYLEQISQQLCDGISQLLSNKGIAHRINRVGSMFTVFFTEKEVFDYSTAKTSNLELFGKFFRALLKEGVLIPPSQFEAWFLSTAHTKEDIDEALNRIDRAVKSI
- a CDS encoding alpha/beta hydrolase, whose product is MFIYEKTNQEVLLIHLHGFASSVKSSKVSIIRDFAITTGKFSFFAMDMDYQSTTTSRVLEVLDALVKGFCKKFKKLILSGSSHGGYVSLNYLRFYSPECIERVLLFAPSYSSLKLTLEEVEYKDVQDWLEGKRELSFVECETGLEITMHREFAVDILQRGYEILEEDRINFPKTPPVDIYIAHGTKDEVVPVEHSRKFVSNVKVKLYKEVEDDHRLTNTFKNLLEEFIL
- a CDS encoding transglycosylase SLT domain-containing protein, producing the protein MDRLVFTLLLILVNLSYAQLPEEYVLLLRFKNQDDLYAGEQILRNYPDAVFIHDLKLLMAEKYYQMGNKERSVELIKSINPKALKLDYLSRYLKLWRELGLDKKTAVLNLPHLFVDYLKDVELTEEERIKVGEELIKRKQYKHALEVLSFIPQACHLLGKTYEKLRMYSEAMSVLKDCYIDDALLIRAKITFNLSKDEFMETLRLLERSLEYNQALFYAGRMSLYKGNFQEALQWFGMMENSYQKFFQMGLTYFVLSDYKNAIEAFENALRLASNQMETSESHFWLFKSYKEIEDFSKASYHLLRASKGSGFYSTVSKVLLGEPVVSKFMKVFLVDAEDTSTARTIRSIFQAGFPYYARLEAFKKIDRITPSDILAIQHFDNFLAIRLAVRKFGTNSEIYSLVAYPKPYKEFVEEASQKFNIDKNLIWAVMRQESLFDPEAISPSNAKGLMQLMDFTAREVSLKYRIPNQVFSPKENILMGTAYLREMLDLWNGDLIRAVASYNAGPNRVKSFIQHKDPYVFIETIPIAETRNYVKQVLNNYYIYQALD